ATAGATTTGAAatgtttgttttttctttttttgttttggtaacATAGCGTCTGTTCGTAACATATTAGGGTTTGATTTGATAGGTAACTCGTTTCAAGTGTGGAGCAGCAGCTCTTGGAGCTGGGGTGCAGCACAATTTATCAGATGGCGTTTCATCTCTGCACTTCATCAATACATGGTCAGACATAGCTCGTGGCCTCACCATTGCTGTCCCTCCGTTCATTGACCGGACACTTATCCATGCTAGGGACCCTCCCGTGCCTGTATTCGAACATGTCGAATATTATCCGCCCCCTCAACTAAAATCagattcaagaattcaagaactcAAAACAGGCCCTAGGGCAAGTACCACAGCTGTACTAAAAATCACACCTGAACAACTTAGCCAGCTTAAAGCTAAGGCCAACAATGAGGGCAGCACTTATGAGATCTTAGCAGCACATATATGGCGTACTGCATGCAAAGCACGTGGCCTCACCAATGATCAATCCACCAAGCTGTACGTTGCCACTGATGGCCGGTCTAGGCTGATTCCTCCCCTGCCTCCTGGCTATCTAGGTAATGTGGTCTTCACTGCAACTCCAATTGCTGAATCCAGTGATCTTCAATCAGAGCCCTTGACCAATTCTGCAAAAAGAATCCACAATGCCTTAGCAAGAATGGATAATGATTACTTAAGATCAGCCCTGgattatcttgaaattcaacctGATTTGTCTGCTTTGGTTAGAGGGCCTCGGCATTTTGCTAGTCCTAATTTGAATATCAATAGTTGGACAAGGCTTCCGTTTCATGATGCAGACTTTGGCTGGGGCAGACCTATTCATATAGGGCCGGCAATCATTCTTTATGAGGGTACGGTATATGTATTGCCAAGTCCAGGCAAAGACAGGACTTTATCGTTAGCTGTGTGCTTAGATGCCGATCACATGCCACTCTTCCAAAAGTTCCTGTACGATTTCTgagaaattttgaaatatcaaCAACAATCAATAATCAAGCTTCTGGAAGAGAATGGATGGAATTACCATTTTTAGATGGTACAAATCAAGGCAGCCTCGTGACACTTGTGATTGGATTGGGACTCTCTTTTTTGTATTGGTGTTTTGCTTAGTgattttcccattttctttatCATGGCCAGAGCATTAATTAGCTGGATAGAAATGCTTGATTGCTTGTTCCGCTTGCAAAATAGGGCATGCCGCAGATGATGCGTATTATCAAGGACTTGTTGCTATAAGCCTTTGACTGGTTGCCTATTGCCTCCTATTTGATTGTTGATGTGTGTCATTATCCCTTCGCGAATCTTTACATCATGAACGGTTGAGAGTTCAGAATTAGTTAAATCTAAGGTGCATTCGAGTCGAGGGGACCGTGTGTAGTGTGACTTGAGGTAAAATAATTGAATTTGAGCTCAATATCGAACTCGTCGAGCTTTTTTAAAAGTCGAGTTCAAACTCGAGTATGATTTCAGTTTATCTTATTCGAGTTTGAATTTGAGTTcgaatttaattaaatttaattgaGTCTAATCAAAATCAATCGAATTTAATTCGAGATTAATCAAGTTCATCTAACAAAATTAGGGAAAATTGTCAATTTAGTCCTCAAACTACTTTACTAAAGCCGATTTGGTCTCTCAACATTTTATTGCATGAATTAAGTCCCTTAACTAAAATTCTTGTGCCAATTGAGGACCTTTATGGTGTCACCACCCAAAACACATGTTTCTGTACAGAAACCAACGGCAACGCAAGGGCTTTTTTGGAAGTACACAGTAGGATTTCTGCGGGAAGCAAGACAGAAATCATTTTACATCCAAATTGGGGGAAACCTTTAAGTAACGAGAAAATAGAGGATTCAAGTGAAGAGAAATGCTGGGGGTGGTGGTGATGCTGCTGTGGGTGCAAGGACTGCTGCTTCTCCTCGTGCTCACTCTCCTGCAAGGGGGAATGTTAAAGTTTTGAATGAGAGCTAGAATCAGAACCAGCAACAACCGATGTCACTCAGTTGAAGCAATTCCAAGAAGGCAGAACATTCTCCCTACAGGAGAAATCCCTCGAGTGAGATTGACACAATTGTGGTTGCTGAAAATATGTTTTTGCCTGGTAGCAAGGCCTCTAACAGTATCATCACCCAGGTATGCATGCTCAGAGCACTATTTGGTGGCatcaaacattttttttttgtttaattgcttCTATTTTGTTAGTGAAGCCTACTTATTACTGTTTTTCTTTATACCACTGTTGCTTGAGTTTAGTGATACATGAAAAAAATAATGTGGGATATATTAATGATTTCATTCACATTAGTCTCTCTTGTCTACAATACCCAAATTGGACAGCATTGTATCTCCAATGTTGTGTGGATTAAGGCTAGTCTATATTGTCTCTCTTGATGCTTTAGATTGAGGTGAACGATCATTAGTAAAGCTATTTCCATATCTTTGAATAACAAATCCTAGGACTAGTCTAATACTGCTTGGTATACTCTAGCAGGCACCCATTCAGAAGCCAAATTCTGATTACACAACGAACAATAAATTTGCAGTCCAAGGGGCTGAGAACAAAATTAGCAGCAGTAAAGGTATTGCAGACCACAGTGCGACCAATCCGAACTTAAAATATAAGGAGCAGCAGCATCTGATATCTGAAGTGGCCAAGGCTCCGCAAGCAATCACCTCCAATGTCGCAGTGAACACGGTCAAACCCCATGGCTCCGCAAGCAATCACCACCACCCGCAGCATTTCTCTTCACCTGAATCCTctattttctcactacttaaaGGTTTCCCCTAATTTGGATGCAAAATAGTTGCTGTCTTGCTTCCCGCAGTAATCCTACTGTGTACTTCCAAAAAAGCCCCTGCGTCGCCGTTGGTTTCTGTACAGAAACATGTGTTTTGGGTGGCGACACCATAAAGGTCCTCAATTGGCACAAGTATTTTAGTTAAGGAACTTAATTCATGCGATAAAATGTTGAAGGACCAAATCGGCTTTAGTAAAATAGTTTGAGAACTAAATTGGCGATTTTCCcaacaaaattaatattttatacgtaattttaaataaaggatattattgacattttataataataaatataaaaattaaaaaatttgattaAATTCGTCGAGCTTTCGAGTATAAGAATTTAGGGATTAATCTCGACTCGTGAGGTCAAACGAGTAACTTAAACTCGATCAAAGTGAACTCAAGTCGAACTATTGATTGAATAGCTTTCAACCTTTAAGTCAAATTATTTGGTTCAGTATCCCTTAGTTACATGTACAAGTTGATAACGTTCAATTCCTGAATTGGGTCCCCCCCAACACATGCTTTGATAGGACCCGTGCACGGCAAAGAGTTCAACTCATAAATCCCTTTCAAAAAGATAAAGGATAAATCACTGAGGGACAGATTTCTTACTGGACGTCTTTCACTGTCATCTCCAATTAGTATTTTTCTTGTTTGACagtaagaaaatttaaaacatattatttgaaataattattataagagattatttgaaatattatttaaaagaaTGATTGTAACGCTTTTTATGatataatatatgtgagataaaaattatgtgatttaaaaaataaaaaaaaattattaaaaatgtgTTTGTGAAATAGACAAATAAATTTGTAAAATAATACCAATCCAAATACACCCATTGAATAAATCCAGTGGGCTCCAACAAAAGGAGGCGTGTAATGGTATCCTACTAGATATATATAGAAAGCAAGGACAGTTACAGAATTTCGAGAAGTGACTGAAAGGTTGAATTTCTATGTTGATGGGATTAACATCCAAGTGAAGCACATGTTTAGCAGAAAATAATAATGGTTTGTCTAGCCAGAGCTTTAACTCGTGGTTTAAGCgttagttttatgaaaaaaaaaaattgaagtttaCTAGAGGTTCTTATTTACCTAAACGTTAGTTTATAAACCAAAATAGATCGAACGTGTTGTCTAAATGTGCAATAGATGTAATTATGGCTGTGTTTAGTGTTGATGAAATCATAAAATAATAATCAACAGATTGATAAGAAGTTAGTCTTTATGTTGGGATACTGAAATTTCAGTCTAACTACCAACTAAAGTGTTTTTAATTAGTAGGCTACTTCTCAGAACCATTGTAAAACCATCTAACGTATTAGTGATATGTTCTGACCTTAGAATGAGGTGAGCTTTACCCCTAAACTTTTTTTACTGACTGAAAAAGGGGAGAAATAATGAAATGATATGTGTATCAACCAGTGTAACACTCATTggaaaagggtttttttttttttttttttaatatcagATGCAGATAGTTAGTCCCCCTATTAAACACCTCTCCGTTAAACAAAAGCTTAATTATTCATATTgattctctcaaattgattttaaacacttgatttaactgtaatttaccaaaaatattaacACACTTTACACCTTTATCAAGTACTAATTGAACACCAGTTAGACAAACTCGTAAAATCTACATAAAAAATTTCACACATAAATCTTGGGAGACTGATAATTATATGCTTTTATGGCTAGCTgcaagttttatttttttttcccgaaTACTAATATCATGTGCCCTCATTAATGTTGTTTGGCTGTAGTGATTATCATCATACCCTCTCGATATTATGCCAAAAAAGGTCGCGTGATCTAAGAGCTATGCGTGCATCACAAATCACAATCTCCAATTAGGATTAAAGTTCCGTTTTCCACAGAAAACTCTTTGTCAATCAAAATTTATTGggtaaaggagaaagaaaaaaaaaagaaaattgcattTATAGGATGAGAAATGTAATTAATATCAGCTAATTATAATTGCTTGTCaagaagaaaaatacaaatagtCTTAGCGTGGATAGATAATTACATATGAGTGGAAACTTAGGCGTTCAATTATTGTGATGTTAACACCATTAATACTATGCAGTATATAGCTGCAGAAATCGACTTCATTCCAGTCCAcagatagtttttttttttttggtcgaaaCGATAAGTTTCTTTCAGCCCACTGATAGTGCTCTAGAACTTTAGGAATACTGCCAATATGCATTTACTATTGCATTATTTTGGAGTCGCTGTGGAACTGTGGAAGAGATTTGGATTAAAGTCGTATGTGTCGATTGTCAATTAATCAATAATCATACTGAGTAATAATcaccttttgttttgtttctttgcAGGTAAATGCAAAAGGTTTGGCGACCACCAAAGTGTTGGCAGGAAAGATGATTAGTCTTGATTGTGAAAGATAAAGGTTAGGATTAGATGATTAGTGAAAGATACATTATTTTGAAAATGAGTTGTGGTGGCTTTTCCCCTAACAGCCATCTCCCAACCCTATGTACGAAACCACCACTACATTTGCGGAATTTACCTAGCACgaaacaaagttttattttattttattttctcttctcttctctagGGTGAGATTTAAAGAGCGGAACGGGGGAGAAGGAATCACAAAACAATAAGATGCTATTTCTTTTTGtacctttcttttattttaattagagCTGTCAATCGACTTTTATGAATTGAATTTTAACAAGTTCAAACTcgattcacaaaataaatacaACTTTAGAACTCGGGCACAGATTAAATGGTACACCTTCTGCAAACATAAAAACCTTGTCGTATAAGAGCCTAAAATAAGTTCAACTCACAATGTTACGGGTATAAGCAAGAAAAAGAATACTCCGCAGCCTACATTTCAAGAGACAAGTAGGGAAGCTTGTTTAATTACTGACATCAACTGTGGCCTTCTTTCTTCAAGCCACAAGTGAATAGCAATAATGCAAAGACAAGTTTTCAGTATTTAATTCTTAGACCCTTGCTTTTCTTGAGGATAGGTCTTGCCATAGCAAAATACTTGTGGTTAGAACAAGACATCAATGTATGTAACCAAGGTATTGTCTACAAACCATAACTGTCTAATCTTAGACTTCACATTGCTCCGGAGGAAAATCATTTGAACTCACACAATGTGGTGTCCGCATCATAGTCTTTAGTACATTCTCACGAATCTACGGTTTCACCACTCAAAATTAGGCCTAAGCCTAGGTTCATATTATAGATCTTCTCTGCCCTTCTTCCAtgcaatcttttctttttttttttttttttgagaaggTTTTAAGCATGCATGTATATTAGACTCTCATGCGTTGTTGTCTAGTTGATAACCTTATTATGATGCATGGGATCTGAATTCTTTAATAAAGAAGGGCGAGAGAAGGTTTCATGATTATAAAAATTGACTTGTTTACACGCATCTGAAAAATGGAATCACATTATATGGAATCACATTATAGTACTCCCTCTGTTCCAaaatttttgtcatactttttatttttgagaTATTCTAAAATACGGCGAATTTCTCGAAATAATGTTAAAATAAGCCTTGAATCAAATACAGAAAAGCTACCAATCAGGACACAGTAAAACCTAATCAGAATAATATCGTGcctgtttcattttttttctgtcaTACAAATATCTTCTGCTCAAACCCAAAATTGTAGCAGTATATCCTTCGTCACCACCTTCAAGCATTATTCTACAAAGAACAAAATCCGTTTCAGTCAGTTTAGGGAAAATATAATTAGATTTCATGATATATATGGCAAAAGTTCAGCAAGATGAGTGATTCAAATAGAAAATACTAGTAACAATTAAAGCACTAAAAAGACAACACCCCTACGCTAAATTTTCCCATTTGGATCTGTGCCGAAGTAGTACTAGCAGTAGTTGTCTGTTGGAAATTCAATTCCAGTCCAACTCAAAGATGGTTCACAACCCAAGAAACATTTCTAATGATGTTAATCGACACTTCAACAATGGGTAATACTCAATGAGGTGTTAGTGTTCCACAGTCAAACTAGGTAGATAGGTAGGTATCATCAAATCCTTCTCTTGATAGTAAGGGCACGAAAGGCCCAATGAGTAGCCCAACAAAGCCTGGACCCAGGTTGCATGCCTCTGATTATTTTCTGAGTTCCCCTTGGTGGCGCTGGCACAGGCGCAGACCTGGGCATGAATCTTAGACATGTATGGAATGATTTCAACGAAGAAACCGAGATTCCAGCAGGGAACGGGGAATTCATTTGAATCTGCCGCTGTCCCCCATCACCATTTACGGAGTTCTACATGAAAACCAAGATGCTTTGTCAGTGCACTTCAAGGTTGGATCACACAAATAATAGGAAATTGTGACAGGAAAGCACCAAAGCATGAGCAGCAACTAATAGCCCGACATCAAAAGCCATAGACACAAATGGTACACAGAAAGCAAACCAAGCCTACAAGAGGTAGGTAAATTGATCCCCCATTGTTCTTGTACTAACCAAACATAATGAACTTCCAAAGATAGCCTGATAGGGACTCAAACAAGTACCTAGTTGCTTCAGTAAAACAACAGCAATGTTGATACTGCCTGCGTCTGAATATTAGTCCACAGACAATTGCATTGTATTTTACCCAAATGACTTATGCGGTGTGTCATAGCATAAAGATCAACCTCGGGCTGTATCAGAGTGCATTGAGATACTTAACTAAAGTACACATCTGGGCAATCCGGGTTGTGGCAACTACGCAATAAAGTCTAATAACATAAAAGCAATTTCAAAACTAGATCACCATCGCTTTTGACGATCATGTGATTTAAGAGTACCTTAATTAATCTAACAATGTTCTGAGCATAAAAGCGTTCAATAAGAAATGTAGTAAAGAAATCTTTGTTGTAGCACAATGTAATGTATAAATAGCCTTATACCTTAGTCTGGGGTTATAGCATGTTAAAGCTCCTCTCATGCAAAGATTAAAAATGCTTTCACAACCTTGTTTGATGTCTCTTTTGATATATATAGGCCAGAATTTTTGGGATAGTTTCATTCTTGAAAACATGGAACATGCAAAAGGTTGAGAAAAAGAATGTATCTTTTAAGTCAATTTACtagaatttcagtttttaatccaaatggtcACTATTAACAGAAGAAAAGGAGATATTAGTTATTTATGCGATTCCAACCTATCATCCAGTTGACACCAGTCAATTGGAGAATGTTACCTGATTGAAGTCAGACCAGCTTGACTTGGGCTGCAGTATATTGTCAAGAGCCATACTGAGTCTTGCTGTTACAGGGGGAAAAGGAAACAATTTAGCAATGATCCTTTTGCCCAATTGAACTCTTTCTTCACATCCTTTTGTTTAATTTAATTTCCAGTTTATCTTTCACAATCACTAATAAGTGACCAAAAAACATGTAGATGTTGACCATTTACCTGATTCCTGGAGGTTCAATCTGGTCACCATGCTTGTTCCGCCACATTGCCAGTATCAATTCAAGAACAAATAGGGTGAAGGTCAGTGATAGCTAGTATTGCATCAATACTTTATTACATTTCACAATTCACACCCTTGCGTTTAGGCAATATTTCTGCTAGATCCCtcaaattataaaataaattacatTAAGAGCCTCTAACAGACAATGGAGGACAACCTAGGCTCACCTCAGAAAAGGTTCTAGCCTAAATACCAACTGCATGGAGTAGGGAGGATGTTGTATTGCAAGATCGTGGTGGAAGCTTTGGTTTTTCACGCCCTTGATGTGGTAGCAGAAAAAATTTAATAGGAATAGTTTCACGAACTAATCCAAAAAACAAATCAGGAGTTGATACATGATAGTACCCCAAAaggaaaaccaagattcaacaagaatcccatctagaTTCAACAAGAATCCAACCTTGTAAACactcaagaaaaggaaaaaaatccaaTGCAGAAgtattaaaattttaataataatgTCAAAAGCTGTCCAAATAAATCCTAGGAACACTTATTTATGGGCCTTAAGTATTAtaaattgaaaaggaaagaaaatacaCTTGAAATCGGCAAAAACGAATAAAATCAGAATAGCAGCCACCTTAGAATTTCTTTAGTGTGTTGCAGATCTGCATAGCAGATCCAAAAGGGGAGTCTCAGCCCCCAATCTGCAGCTGGACCTGATCTGCATGCGGATCACTTTTAGAAACAGATCCTGCACtatttttccttccttcttccttCATGTACTCCTTTGTCGACAATTATAGCTAATAATAggaaaactaaataaaaataactaaaaatactAATCAAAACTATGAAAACTACCCTAACTAAGAATCCTAAAACGGCACCTTGGGCGGCTTTATTGATACGGACTACGGACAACGGATTAATGAATCTAGGATCCTTGTTCGGGATCAGCCACAAGTGGCCCCCTCGAGGGTGATGGCTTTTGGGCCCATGGCAACATTTTAATTTTCCCCAAATTTCAGATCTTACTACTTTTGTCATTTAAAACTTTCCAGAAAAAGTCCCAAAACTTACATAGGCGCAATTATTTTCTCAATGGAGGCCAATTGGGTAAAACTTCAGGGGTAAATActgtgaaaaaaaataaaaatggtaaTCTTACCAAACACAAGCTAGGTGATGGCACTAAAAAGAACAAGAATTTTTCATAGAATCATGAAAACGAAGAAGCATATAAAACTACCTATATAATGCTTGCCAACTTATATCAGACACATCAATGTCCTCCGTCTTCAAAGCAAACCCCAAATCTGAGCAAACAAATCACATTTCGTACAACGATGTGTGGTGGTATATCATtctgaaagagaaagaaagcttaCTTAAGTTCAAGATGAATAAGAAAAAGTAGTGGTACCAAAATAAAGTGCTGGAAATGCATACCCCAAGTGCAATGAAGTAGCGAAATCTATCAATGGGACCGCCAGCCTTATCAAAAACATTAAGCATCAATCCCATAGAACCTATTGCATCTTTCATT
The Coffea arabica cultivar ET-39 chromosome 6c, Coffea Arabica ET-39 HiFi, whole genome shotgun sequence genome window above contains:
- the LOC113692589 gene encoding shikimate O-hydroxycinnamoyltransferase — translated: MKITVKETAMVRPAQPTPTKRLWNSNLDLLVARIHILTIYFYKPNGSANFFDTRVLKEALSNVLVSFYPMAGRLARDEEGRIEIDCNGEGVLFVEAESDSSVDDFGDFAPSLELRRLIPTVDCSGDISSYPLVIFQVTRFKCGAAALGAGVQHNLSDGVSSLHFINTWSDIARGLTIAVPPFIDRTLIHARDPPVPVFEHVEYYPPPQLKSDSRIQELKTGPRASTTAVLKITPEQLSQLKAKANNEGSTYEILAAHIWRTACKARGLTNDQSTKLYVATDGRSRLIPPLPPGYLGNVVFTATPIAESSDLQSEPLTNSAKRIHNALARMDNDYLRSALDYLEIQPDLSALVRGPRHFASPNLNINSWTRLPFHDADFGWGRPIHIGPAIILYEGTVYVLPSPGKDRTLSLAVCLDADHMPLFQKFLYDF
- the LOC113692416 gene encoding uncharacterized protein; the protein is MVTRLNLQESARLSMALDNILQPKSSWSDFNQNSVNGDGGQRQIQMNSPFPAGISVSSLKSFHTCLRFMPRSAPVPAPPRGTQKIIRGMQPGSRLCWATHWAFRALTIKRRI